A genomic region of Pseudomonadota bacterium contains the following coding sequences:
- a CDS encoding toxin HicA produces the protein MRDIVKILKEMKANPQGIWFAELQKVCEHYFGKARQSGSSHCIYKTPWVGDPRVHIQNHKGKAKPCQVKQVVLAIEKYEVSDGS, from the coding sequence ATGAGAGATATTGTAAAAATCCTGAAGGAAATGAAAGCTAATCCCCAAGGAATTTGGTTTGCTGAACTTCAGAAGGTTTGTGAGCATTATTTTGGGAAAGCCCGCCAAAGTGGTAGTAGTCACTGTATTTATAAAACTCCATGGGTAGGTGATCCCCGCGTACATATACAAAACCACAAAGGCAAAGCTAAACCCTGTCAAGTTAAGCAAGTAGTGCTTGCCATTGAAAAATATGAGGTGAGTGATGGTTCTTGA
- a CDS encoding toxin-antitoxin system HicB family antitoxin, with product MVLEINKYTYRVMWSEEDEEFIGLCAEFPSLSWLASTAEDALKGIRSVVEECIRDMAQNNEEIPVAISTRRYSGKFMVRVPPEIHRHLAVEAAESGVSLNRIVSVKLAH from the coding sequence ATGGTTCTTGAAATCAACAAATATACTTATCGAGTAATGTGGTCCGAGGAGGACGAGGAATTTATCGGCTTATGTGCCGAGTTTCCCAGCCTCAGTTGGCTTGCGTCTACTGCTGAAGACGCACTAAAAGGCATTCGTTCTGTCGTTGAAGAATGTATTCGGGATATGGCTCAGAATAATGAAGAGATTCCGGTAGCAATCTCTACCCGGCGATATAGTGGAAAATTCATGGTGAGAGTTCCACCGGAAATACATCGTCATCTTGCAGTTGAGGCTGCTGAATCCGGAGTAAGTTTGAATCGCATCGTAAGTGTAAAACTTGCCCATTAA
- a CDS encoding type II toxin-antitoxin system Phd/YefM family antitoxin has translation MGKLSNIIPVSDLRQNAAKLFKQLRKNDEPLIITQRGRATAVIIGVEAYEKLEHEKEILRLLAKGDRDIEAGEGYDLDSVLALAATDSLLAKVPS, from the coding sequence ATGGGAAAATTATCAAATATCATTCCGGTGAGTGATTTGCGGCAGAATGCGGCCAAGCTTTTTAAACAATTAAGAAAAAACGACGAGCCGTTAATTATCACCCAAAGAGGGCGGGCAACAGCGGTAATTATCGGTGTCGAAGCCTATGAAAAGCTTGAACATGAAAAAGAAATCCTGCGCCTTTTAGCTAAAGGCGACAGAGATATAGAGGCAGGCGAAGGGTATGATCTGGATTCTGTCCTTGCTCTTGCTGCAACCGACTCCCTTTTGGCCAAGGTTCCCTCGTGA